From the genome of Bradyrhizobium elkanii USDA 76, one region includes:
- a CDS encoding GNAT family N-acetyltransferase — translation MENDHKITVRPSRDGDVDAMLSIYRHHIRRGVEESVDDSGTPEPDDLRDRRKNLRNTRLPHLVAICDGEVVGYAYVVLFRKRPAYRYTVKHSIYVHHRFTGQRVGGRLLQELIDTCAAAGFRQMIGYIDSDNAASLALHDRFGFARVGHLPGVAYRYGRWSDTVMVQRSLAAGATAPPPPAPLSRR, via the coding sequence ATGGAGAATGATCACAAGATCACCGTCCGCCCGTCCCGCGACGGCGACGTCGACGCCATGCTGTCGATCTACCGCCACCACATCCGCCGCGGCGTCGAGGAGAGCGTCGACGACAGCGGCACGCCGGAGCCCGACGATCTGCGCGACCGCCGCAAGAATCTGCGCAACACCCGCCTGCCCCATCTCGTCGCGATCTGTGACGGCGAGGTGGTCGGCTACGCCTATGTCGTGCTGTTCCGCAAGCGTCCGGCCTACCGCTACACGGTGAAGCATTCGATCTATGTGCATCACCGCTTCACCGGCCAGCGCGTCGGCGGCCGGCTGCTGCAGGAGTTGATCGACACCTGCGCCGCCGCCGGCTTCCGCCAGATGATCGGCTACATCGACAGCGACAACGCCGCCTCGCTCGCGCTGCACGACCGCTTCGGCTTCGCCCGCGTCGGGCATTTGCCCGGTGTCGCCTATCGCTACGGCCGCTGGTCCGACACCGTGATGGTGCAGCGCTCCCTCGCCGCCGGCGCCACCGCCCCGCCGCCGCCCGCGCCGCTGTCGCGACGGTGA
- a CDS encoding DUF4239 domain-containing protein, whose amino-acid sequence MVAFIVAVLIFILLGGAALATMAIHARLADHHRSDETNTSVRLVATLFVTMPSLLLGLMMNSAANTYVAVDRNLHVFATDLILLDRSLRPLGPSADEPRKRLLAYVEQVLKDVPISRASAVSERLLDEVGTSLRELRFDDEQKVALWNDARSVYRQAVQQRWTFVEQSDGSFPSPLICILVGWLTLMFATLGFRAPRNAVVISTTVAAAALISAAIYLILEMSTPFSGPIQLSDRPLVRAVEEIRR is encoded by the coding sequence GTGGTTGCATTCATCGTCGCCGTCCTGATCTTCATCCTGCTCGGCGGCGCCGCGCTTGCGACCATGGCGATCCATGCCCGGCTCGCCGATCATCACCGCAGCGACGAGACAAACACCTCGGTACGCCTGGTCGCGACGCTGTTCGTCACCATGCCGTCGCTGCTGCTTGGCCTGATGATGAATAGTGCCGCCAACACCTATGTGGCGGTCGATCGCAATCTGCATGTCTTCGCCACCGATCTCATCCTGCTCGACCGCAGCCTGCGGCCGCTCGGCCCAAGCGCCGACGAGCCGCGCAAGCGGCTGCTCGCCTATGTCGAGCAGGTGCTCAAGGATGTTCCGATCTCCAGGGCAAGCGCGGTGTCCGAGCGTCTGCTCGACGAGGTCGGCACCAGCCTGCGCGAGCTGCGGTTCGACGACGAGCAGAAGGTCGCGCTGTGGAACGACGCCCGGTCGGTCTACCGGCAGGCGGTGCAGCAGCGCTGGACCTTCGTCGAGCAGTCCGACGGCTCGTTTCCGTCGCCGCTGATCTGCATCCTGGTCGGGTGGCTGACGCTGATGTTCGCAACGCTGGGCTTTCGCGCGCCGCGCAACGCAGTGGTGATCTCGACCACCGTCGCCGCCGCGGCGCTGATCTCGGCCGCGATCTATCTGATCCTCGAAATGAGCACGCCGTTCTCCGGCCCGATCCAGCTCTCCGACCGCCCGCTGGTGCGCGCGGTCGAGGAAATCAGGCGGTAG
- a CDS encoding tetratricopeptide repeat protein: MIKSPMMLAAFLTAPIILFPLQTAIAAGGGGGGGGGGDPYGSSYSTPAPSYPQQKDRKTTHKIKKPVKQSGFEDPALRDGYRAAYATIYERNDYDAAIDQLHALGRDDHPDVANLIGYSYRKLGDYKQSQVWYERALKADPNHVLTWNYYGLWQIEQGNRDQAQYHLQRIAEICGTDCDEYRTLAAALEKPTGTNLVY; the protein is encoded by the coding sequence ATGATCAAGTCACCGATGATGCTTGCGGCATTTCTGACAGCGCCGATCATTCTGTTCCCACTGCAGACCGCCATCGCGGCTGGCGGAGGTGGCGGCGGAGGCGGCGGTGGCGACCCATACGGATCGAGCTACAGCACTCCCGCGCCGTCCTATCCCCAGCAGAAGGACAGAAAGACCACGCACAAGATCAAGAAACCCGTCAAGCAGTCCGGCTTCGAAGACCCGGCACTCCGCGACGGCTATCGCGCGGCCTATGCGACAATCTACGAACGCAACGACTACGACGCCGCGATCGATCAGTTGCACGCGCTCGGCCGCGACGATCATCCTGATGTCGCGAACCTGATCGGCTATTCCTATCGCAAGCTCGGCGACTACAAGCAATCGCAAGTCTGGTACGAACGTGCGCTCAAGGCCGATCCGAACCACGTCCTGACGTGGAACTACTACGGCCTGTGGCAGATCGAACAGGGAAACCGCGACCAGGCGCAGTATCATCTGCAGCGGATCGCCGAGATCTGTGGCACCGACTGCGATGAGTATCGGACGCTGGCGGCGGCACTGGAAAAGCCGACGGGTACGAACCTCGTCTACTGA
- a CDS encoding ester cyclase yields MMKTELSEIYRSYIACLNRQDWPQLGRFVDEDVCHNGRRLGLSGYREMLEGDFRDIPDLRFNIELLVSDASHVASRLAFDCSPKGRFLGLAIDGRRVSFAENVFYEFRDGKIVQVWSVIDKAAIEAQL; encoded by the coding sequence ATGATGAAGACGGAGCTCTCCGAGATCTACCGAAGCTACATCGCCTGTTTGAATCGCCAGGACTGGCCGCAACTCGGTCGGTTCGTTGACGAGGATGTGTGCCACAACGGCCGACGGCTCGGATTATCCGGCTATCGCGAGATGCTGGAAGGGGACTTTCGCGACATCCCGGACCTTCGCTTCAACATCGAACTGCTGGTGTCGGATGCGTCCCATGTCGCGAGCCGGCTGGCGTTCGATTGTTCGCCGAAGGGACGATTTCTGGGCCTCGCTATCGACGGCAGACGCGTCTCGTTCGCCGAGAACGTGTTCTACGAATTCCGCGACGGGAAGATCGTGCAGGTCTGGTCGGTGATCGACAAGGCTGCGATCGAGGCCCAGCTGTAG
- a CDS encoding HdeD family acid-resistance protein translates to MSTASSSPATPPHSLGSGLSNLRAKWGWIVALGVIYLIAGVLAFGSVFFATVVSVLFVGAMMIVAGVAEIINAFQFKTWGKFLFWLLLGALYVVAGFVTFENPLLAAATLTLFLGVALVVSGIVRIFLAFGMNSEAPWGMVAISGLITLVLGAMILARWPVSSLYVLGIFLSVDLICAGVSWISMGMALKRRA, encoded by the coding sequence ATGTCCACTGCGTCCAGCTCACCCGCCACACCTCCTCACAGCCTCGGATCCGGGCTTTCCAACCTCCGCGCCAAGTGGGGCTGGATCGTCGCCCTCGGCGTGATCTACCTGATCGCCGGCGTGCTCGCCTTCGGCAGCGTCTTCTTCGCCACCGTCGTCAGCGTGCTGTTCGTCGGCGCCATGATGATCGTCGCCGGCGTCGCCGAGATCATCAACGCGTTTCAGTTCAAGACCTGGGGCAAGTTCCTGTTCTGGCTGCTGCTCGGCGCGCTCTATGTCGTCGCCGGCTTCGTCACCTTCGAGAACCCGCTGCTCGCGGCGGCGACGCTAACGCTGTTCCTCGGCGTAGCGCTCGTGGTCTCCGGCATCGTCCGCATCTTCCTCGCCTTCGGCATGAACTCGGAAGCGCCGTGGGGAATGGTTGCGATCTCCGGCCTGATCACGCTCGTGCTCGGCGCCATGATCCTGGCGCGCTGGCCGGTGTCGAGCCTCTACGTGCTCGGCATTTTCCTCAGCGTCGATCTGATCTGCGCCGGCGTGAGCTGGATCAGCATGGGCATGGCGCTGAAGCGCAGGGCGTGA
- a CDS encoding DJ-1/PfpI family protein — MTWRLLAWCGIAVAALVPIIGGIWLFTLPAASAFRVPPPIATQEHDAMLAALKPPKRARPLIAILGINDMTETTDYLMPYGILKRADVADVVTLATGPGPVALFPVLKVEPDATIAAFDAAHPDGADYVIVPAMSRDDDPTVMQWIRQQAEKGAVIVAVCAGAKVLASTGLLDGRRATTHWFYLKNWRSKHPAIQYVADRRIVVDRGLATTTGISASMPMSLTLIEAIAGRAKAEAVAREIGLPGWDARHDSNAFKFTRPFALTAIQNTLAFWNREQLGLALAPGVDEVSLALVADSWSRTYRSHAVTFAATGDVVTTRNGLRIYPQVVASAWSADGLLPAVGTAPPAQALDRALARIETRYGRGTADFVAMQLEYPRADAVQ; from the coding sequence ATGACCTGGCGGCTTCTCGCGTGGTGCGGCATCGCCGTCGCCGCGCTGGTTCCAATCATCGGCGGCATCTGGCTCTTCACCCTGCCCGCCGCATCGGCGTTCCGCGTTCCGCCGCCGATCGCGACGCAAGAGCACGACGCGATGCTCGCGGCGCTGAAGCCGCCGAAGCGGGCGCGACCGCTGATCGCGATCCTCGGCATCAACGACATGACCGAGACCACCGACTATCTGATGCCCTACGGCATCCTCAAGCGCGCCGATGTTGCCGATGTCGTCACGCTGGCGACGGGACCCGGTCCGGTCGCGCTGTTCCCGGTGCTGAAGGTCGAGCCTGATGCGACCATCGCCGCATTCGATGCCGCACATCCCGACGGCGCCGACTACGTCATCGTGCCGGCGATGAGCCGCGACGACGATCCCACAGTCATGCAATGGATCCGGCAGCAGGCGGAGAAAGGCGCTGTGATCGTCGCCGTCTGCGCCGGCGCCAAGGTGCTCGCCTCGACCGGCCTGCTCGACGGCAGGCGCGCCACCACGCACTGGTTCTACCTGAAGAACTGGCGCAGCAAACATCCCGCCATCCAATACGTTGCCGACCGCCGCATCGTGGTCGATCGCGGCCTCGCGACGACGACTGGGATTTCGGCGTCGATGCCGATGTCGCTGACGCTGATCGAGGCGATCGCCGGCCGCGCCAAGGCCGAGGCCGTCGCGCGCGAGATCGGCCTGCCCGGCTGGGACGCGCGGCATGACAGCAACGCCTTCAAGTTCACACGTCCTTTCGCGCTGACCGCGATCCAGAACACGCTGGCGTTCTGGAACCGGGAACAGCTAGGGCTCGCGCTTGCTCCCGGCGTCGACGAGGTCTCGCTTGCGCTGGTCGCCGACAGCTGGTCGCGCACCTATCGCTCGCATGCCGTGACCTTCGCTGCGACCGGCGACGTCGTGACGACCCGCAACGGCCTGCGCATCTATCCGCAGGTCGTGGCGTCGGCCTGGTCCGCAGATGGTCTGCTGCCCGCGGTCGGCACCGCGCCGCCCGCGCAGGCACTCGACCGGGCGCTTGCCAGGATCGAGACACGCTATGGCCGCGGCACGGCGGACTTCGTCGCCATGCAGCTCGAATATCCACGGGCTGACGCCGTGCAGTGA
- a CDS encoding dodecin: MPATHDKDHVYKILELVGSSDKSIEAAIENAVSRASKTIREMKWFEVVQTRGHIEDGKIRHYQVALRVGFTLE, encoded by the coding sequence ATGCCCGCCACGCACGACAAGGATCACGTTTACAAAATCCTGGAACTGGTCGGATCATCGGACAAGAGCATCGAGGCGGCGATCGAGAACGCCGTCAGCCGCGCGTCAAAGACGATCCGGGAAATGAAGTGGTTCGAGGTGGTGCAGACGCGGGGCCATATCGAGGACGGCAAGATCCGGCACTACCAGGTGGCGCTGCGGGTCGGCTTTACGCTGGAGTAG
- a CDS encoding Orn/Lys/Arg decarboxylase N-terminal domain-containing protein: MDYFKRFNFLFAAPVFEADDLEGIRFNQIIAEIERSGFEVVRARKLEDAEIAVQTDAAIGCMVVDWGKKGLEGKTAALINLMRRRGLDFPIILLIRRKRFEDLPVEVLDFIDGYVFLSEETPPFIAKNLISRLKQYAENLKTPFFGALVDYAEEGNQLWTCPGHNGGVFYSRSPIGRVFVEHLGEAVFRDDLDNSVLDLGDLLTHEGPALRAQKEAARIFGAEKTYFVLNGTSTSNKVALGSLVTDGDLVLFDRNNHKAAHHGALLIGGGIPVYVPTVRNAWGLIGPMRWDLLDEGTLRDHIRKHPLVRDENAWKKERPFRVAVVEQCTYDGTIHSAEMILKRIGHLCDYILFDEAWAGFMKFHPIYAGRFAMGLSDLGPEAPGIIATQSTHKQLASFSQASQIHIRDRHIKGQKRRVEHRRFNESFMQHASTSPFYPIFASLDVGAQMMKGRSGEVLWDDTIRLGIELRKKIRAVKREFEEKETRAERRWFFEPFVPDRVMIPDVARENGVHNVAWETISTDQLATNPSYWQLSPGETWHGFPELTAGFAMTDPNKLTLLTPGFDHATGAYADHGIPAPVVAQYLRENQIVAEKNDLNSLLFLLTPGVEASKAGTLVSGLVAFKKLHDDNALIEDVIPEFFRRRPQRYSGVRLRDLCGDMHRFFRDGGVSTLQARQFLPEHLPEIAMSPRQAAQYLIRNDVDYLPIDQIFGRVAATPFVVYPPGIATIVPGERLSERSKPMIDYLKMFEASFNAFPGFEVEVQGIYKEIDDSGRVRFYTYVVSE, encoded by the coding sequence ATGGACTATTTCAAACGCTTCAACTTCCTGTTCGCAGCACCGGTGTTCGAGGCCGACGACCTCGAGGGCATCCGCTTCAACCAGATCATCGCCGAGATCGAGCGCTCCGGCTTCGAGGTGGTTCGCGCCCGCAAGCTGGAGGATGCCGAGATCGCGGTGCAGACCGATGCCGCGATCGGCTGCATGGTGGTCGATTGGGGCAAGAAGGGGCTTGAGGGCAAGACCGCGGCACTGATCAACCTGATGCGCCGGCGCGGCCTCGACTTCCCAATCATCCTCCTGATCCGCCGCAAGCGGTTCGAGGACCTGCCGGTCGAGGTGCTCGACTTCATCGACGGCTACGTGTTCCTGTCCGAGGAAACTCCGCCCTTCATCGCCAAGAACCTGATCTCCAGGCTGAAGCAATATGCCGAGAATTTGAAGACGCCGTTCTTCGGCGCGCTGGTCGACTATGCCGAGGAAGGCAACCAGCTCTGGACATGCCCGGGCCATAACGGCGGCGTGTTCTACAGCCGCAGCCCGATCGGACGGGTGTTCGTCGAACATCTCGGCGAAGCGGTGTTTCGCGACGACCTCGACAATTCCGTGCTCGACCTCGGCGACCTCCTCACCCATGAGGGCCCGGCGCTGCGGGCGCAGAAGGAGGCGGCGAGGATCTTCGGCGCCGAGAAGACCTATTTCGTGCTCAACGGCACCTCGACCTCCAACAAGGTCGCGCTCGGCTCGCTGGTTACCGACGGCGACCTCGTGCTGTTCGACCGCAACAACCACAAGGCCGCGCATCACGGCGCGCTGCTGATCGGCGGCGGCATCCCGGTCTATGTGCCGACGGTGCGCAACGCCTGGGGCCTGATCGGCCCGATGCGCTGGGACCTGCTCGACGAGGGCACGCTGCGCGATCACATCCGCAAGCATCCGCTGGTGAGGGACGAGAACGCCTGGAAGAAGGAGCGTCCGTTCCGCGTCGCGGTGGTCGAGCAGTGCACCTATGACGGCACCATCCACTCGGCCGAGATGATCCTCAAGCGGATCGGCCATCTCTGCGACTATATCCTGTTCGACGAGGCCTGGGCCGGCTTCATGAAATTCCACCCGATCTATGCCGGCCGCTTCGCCATGGGACTGTCCGATCTCGGCCCCGAGGCGCCCGGCATCATCGCGACCCAATCGACCCACAAGCAGCTCGCGAGCTTCTCGCAGGCCTCGCAGATCCACATCCGCGACCGCCACATCAAGGGCCAGAAGCGCCGGGTCGAGCACCGCCGCTTCAACGAAAGCTTCATGCAGCACGCCTCGACCTCGCCGTTCTATCCGATCTTCGCCTCGCTCGATGTCGGCGCTCAGATGATGAAGGGCCGTTCCGGCGAAGTCTTGTGGGACGACACGATCCGGCTCGGCATCGAATTGCGCAAGAAGATCCGCGCCGTGAAGCGCGAGTTCGAGGAGAAGGAGACGCGGGCCGAGCGGCGCTGGTTCTTCGAGCCGTTCGTGCCGGATCGCGTCATGATCCCCGACGTCGCGCGCGAGAACGGCGTGCACAATGTCGCCTGGGAGACGATCTCGACCGACCAGCTCGCGACCAATCCGTCCTACTGGCAGCTCAGTCCCGGCGAAACCTGGCACGGCTTCCCCGAGCTGACCGCGGGCTTCGCCATGACCGACCCGAACAAGCTCACATTGCTGACGCCGGGCTTCGATCACGCCACCGGCGCCTATGCCGATCACGGCATCCCCGCGCCGGTGGTGGCGCAATATCTCCGCGAGAACCAGATCGTCGCCGAGAAGAACGACCTCAACTCCCTGCTGTTCCTGCTGACGCCCGGCGTCGAGGCCAGCAAGGCCGGCACGCTGGTGTCGGGGCTGGTCGCCTTCAAGAAGCTGCACGACGACAACGCGCTGATCGAGGACGTCATCCCCGAATTCTTCCGCCGCCGCCCGCAACGCTATAGCGGGGTGCGGCTGCGCGACCTCTGCGGCGACATGCACCGCTTCTTCCGCGACGGCGGCGTCAGCACGCTGCAGGCCAGGCAATTCCTGCCCGAGCACCTGCCCGAGATCGCGATGTCGCCGCGCCAGGCCGCACAATATCTCATCCGCAACGATGTCGACTATCTGCCGATCGACCAGATCTTCGGCCGCGTCGCCGCGACGCCGTTTGTGGTCTACCCACCCGGCATTGCCACCATCGTGCCCGGCGAGCGGCTGTCGGAACGCAGCAAGCCGATGATCGATTATCTGAAGATGTTCGAGGCGAGCTTCAATGCGTTCCCGGGCTTCGAGGTCGAAGTCCAGGGCATCTACAAGGAGATCGACGACTCCGGCCGCGTCCGCTTCTACACCTATGTCGTGTCCGAATAG